ataaatttaaagtATAAAGCAGCTAAGACACTACTAAAAGAAACTTTTAGAGAGTTGATTTCAATTTGTAAAAGGTCAAGTCCTTTGAGTTTGCAAAAGTTGATTCGCAGACAATGGTAACTAAACGACCAAAACCTGAATAGTTTGAAGCGGACTTAAATAGAAAAGGATTGAAAAAAAGTTTTAGACTCCTGTTTTATGTCTAGGTCTTGAAAAATATGATTTACCTATGGTCCAAATATTGCTAGATAGATATAAACTGATTACTGGTTTCAAGTCTCTTACGCCTAAGGACGTATCACATGTAAGAACTAATTAGTCTATTAGTAACTAAAGTGAAACCTTAAAGGAAACTTCATTATAAATTATGAATTAGCGTCGATCTTAatcacaaaaacaaaataaagggtTAGTCACAGAGGAAATTTTAAACATTATAATGAGCCTTTTATAAAGTAGCCATGTTTCATTagcatttatttcattttgccGCGATCTCAAGCGAAGAAAGAATCGGATAAAGGGATCGGGTTTACCTCTTGCGGGTGCAGTGAACAGGGGTGCGAGGTCCAGATCTATGCTCGAACTCGACGAACTCCAAACCCGAAAATCTTAAAAATCCCGATAGAAAGAATACTCTTTTTACCACAAGCTTGGTTTGATTCTCAAATAATTTCAGAACGCAAGTAAtggctccccccccccctctcggCTGAGGACATAAGATAATATTTATGGGTAACAAAATgactagggttttttttttgaattcgaGGTTTTTGGCTCCAAACAAAAGCTAAAAGAGCCGTTTGAATTCAACAGTCGACTCTCTAAAGTTGATTTTCtcagaaaaatcaaaaagtaTTTTGGCCATTTGTGTTGACCGGATTGTTAAAGGTAGGAGAGAGGTGAAACTTGTATAGAAATGGCATGGCGACATCTGCCACGGCTGAGACGAGTTTGGACCTTTCCTTGAAATGGAAAGGGGAAGAAGAAAGACCAAAAAACGTGGCTGTGTGTGCATTAAGTTTACTCCGAAAATGGTGATAGCAAAGTCTGCCATCATTGAGAAAAAAAAGGACTGTTTgttgaaaaaggaaagaaatctgTATGCGGCTGTATTCATTTAGGTTTAGGTTAGTGGAGTTGAAGATGTAGGGGTTGGGCTGGTCGGGTCGGGTAGTGGGATTATGGGCTGGGCGAATTAATAAGGGATGTGGGCTGCTGATGAAAGGTTTCATTTGGGCTCAATTTGACGAATTGGGTTGCAAATTATGGATCTTTtcctccttcattttaattattctttgggcttctaatttaataactagtacaatatatactatgtgaaaacgattaataattagtatgtagaaaataaacGATTTAATagagtaaaattaatttaacgagtacaaatcttaaaaatgaaacgatgacgaaccatttaaaatttatgataaaGTAACGAAAGTAATGTTGATAGTAGAATAgtaaaaatgaaagtaatgatataaatagcagtaaaaataaaaatagtagcgaaaataaaatatttagatttaataaatttaaaaacccaaggaaataaattggaataaaggagggacaaaattgggtgtcaacactaACCACCCAACTTTGATAGTGGAAACAAGGAAAGCGCTTGATTTAAAAAATCCGTCGTTGGTTTGTCCCCCTAGTAAAAGAATGAATTATCCGGGAACTAATCCATATTCGCAACACCCCCAGCCCCACGCCCCACCCCGGAGCCCATTAAAGAGGGAAACAACTTCCTACCAGGAGTTTCTCCATTCAAAGGGCTCGAACTTTAGACCTCTGATTAATGATGGAGAGATCTCATCCATTCCATATCTATTAGTGGTTTGGGAAGTGCACAGATGCCTACTTGGAGGATTGCTATTGAAGGGATAGCGGAAAATCACAAAGTATTTAATGTTTAGCCAATTTAGAATTAACTTCAGTATGTCTAAAGTTGGTATATTGCTTGTGCACTTTCGAACTTTAAACTTTTTAGACTGAAATTAGGCTTGGACAGTCCCAACTTCAGACCTCTATGAAGTTTGAACTACCAAGTCTAACTTCAAACGCAATGTCTGAAGTTGGCATAGCCCTGATTAGAATGATGCCCCTTTCACTGCTTCCGACTGAACTTCAATGACAACACTTGCGCTTCTTCTAATTCTTCTTGCAGGTTTTAGCagcaaagttgaagaaaaagaagaagctgtGGAGAAGCAGACAGCCTTTTTATGTGAAGTTTGCCAACACTGGTTATACTATTCTTAGTTGCATCAAGTAGCAAATGCTGAAAACAGAGTTTGCAGAATCAATCTATAATCGCTCAGGACTTCCCACAAACATCGAAGAGCATAATTTGAGGAATAGAAAATTGATATATAACATTCGCCTCCATACTCATAGCAAATACTGTGACTAAACTAGAAAAGAATATATCTTGCAGAAACTAGGCAAATACTGAAGTTACAAGTCTCTCTTATAATTTCATTACAAAAGAATAGACAATCTGATGCTACTAACACGCTACAAAACAGTTACTAAGATGGGACGTATATCATAAGCATAGAGTTTTGCTCAATTCCACTAGCAGTCTAAACAAAATTGATATTTTAACCACTGAACTCGCTGTACTTCTAAAATTATGCGTTTAAAATCtaatatttcttgaattttagtttttttttccagtaaatatttatattccatGTCGAAAGctctaccctcctcagaccACACTTGGTGGGATTAtcttgggtatgttgttgttgttgtcaaaaATATTAGGTTCAGTTTGTCAAACCGATCGTTCAAAAGCTCCATCTGCCTCTGGGCATAACTATATGTCTATTGATTAGGATATGTTTGGATCTCTTGAGCCAATTCCTTTGTCAACTTGTCAGCGCGGTCATCTTGCCCACCTGCAAAACTATAGACTCTGAACGCGAACTGGAAGGCCTTCCATAGCTGTTTACGTGATTCCTTTTTGCGCCCATCATTTTTCGATCCACCTCTTCTGTCTTCCCTTGTCtcttcttctctcctctcctGATTTGACATTCcggtatttattttaaaaaacattaaCCAAACTATCAGGGCCAACAATTTTTACCAGAAGGTAAATACTTACCCGCACCaggtgtttacaccaaatcaatgCAACTTACTATAGTTAAATGATTTAATGAAGTTaaaatatacattaattaatcaTTTGAAGTGATAATTGTGTATGTTCCCTCAGATGTGGTGCATTCATTGGTTTGGCATAAACACCGGGTACCGCAAAGTTTTTACCCTTAATTACTGCATACTACATATTACTACATTCTACTAACCTTCATGACAAGTTCCATGCAGTTTGAGGAAATGTCAACCATTAACTCTTTGATACGCACGAGGATGCCGAAATCAAAATGAATGTTATGGCTTATAAATTTCTTGGCCTCCTCGTCTTTTGTTCGTTCCAGTGTGTCGATTTCTACTTTCATCTACGTGACAGAACTATTTGTTAAGAGCTGTTGTGATAAGCAGCTGAGAAATGAGGGTATTTAGATTCAGGAACTTAGTAATTTTACCTTGTTAAAGTAGCTCTCAGCTTTGTCAAGGTGTTCGCCAACAGGTGAGACTATCGGCCAATTTTTCAGAGTAGTGGCGATTGTGTCTAACTTGGAATATAATGCTGCTGCCATCCTCAGTTCTTCCAACTTTTTGGTAGGAAAATCTTCGAATCTTGCTAGCACCTGTAGCAAGAAAACTTTATAGGCAACAGGTGATATGGGGATAATGGcagaaatatgaagaaagtagatatatatgaatatgaaccTGCGATTCATCAGTTAATTTCTCAAGGTGAGATTCTACATAGTCGTGGAATTTAATGAGCTCGGACATATCTGAAGTTTTAAAAGAAGCAATGGCTGTGCTTATCTCCTTGATTGTTTTAGCGTAATTTTTAACATCCTCTTCAATTTGATGGAAATATGCTGACCTGATACAAACATTGCACATTTTAAAATACAACTTAAACTTCTGAAAAATGCAATGTCCCACCAAATAACAGGTGAGGCTTTTTAACAAGATTACCTCTTTGTCATCTCTGCTAATGCATCAGCCATTCCCTGTTTACCTCCTGCTGAGTTACCAACTTTTCCCATTCGGTGATATGATTTACTATCTAAACTAGAGCCTTCAAGTTGGTTCTTGAGAAGTCGATAAAGATTACCCATTTGGGTTGATCTTTTCAATTTAGTGGCTGCTCTCTTAACTcgtaacacacccataaacCCTAGTGGTGGTGGAGGTGCAGGTCTTTTTCCCATTGGCATGGGTGGAGGTGGTGCTGGCACACCTCCATTTGAAGCCATCGGTGGAGGTGGGGGTGGAGGTGTCATACCCTTTGATCCGATGGTAGGTGGTGGTGGAGGCGGAGGTGATATTACACTTCTGGATGTCATGGGAGGTGGCGGTGGATGAGGTGGAAGTGTTACTATATTTGTTGTTTTCTTAGGTGGCGATGGAGGTGGCGGTGGAGGAGGTGgaattgttattatatttgatgtTGTATTAAGTGGCGATGGAGGTGGCGGTGGAGGAGGTGGGACtgttattatatttgatgtTGTCTTGAGTGGCGATGAAGGTGGTGGTGGAGGAGGTGGAAgtgttattatatttgttgttgtCTTAGGTGGTGGTGGAGGAGGTGGAAGTGTTAGTATATTTGTTTTTGTCTTAGGTAGCGATGGAGGTGGCGGTGGAGGAGGTGGAAGTGTTATTATTTTTGTCGTTGTCTTAGGTTGCGATGGAGGCGGGGGTGGAGGAGGTGGAAGTGTTATTATATTTTCTGTTGTCTTAGGTTGTGATGGAGGTGGTGGAGGCACCATCATGGGATGTGATGGGGGTGGTGGTGGAGACGGAGGTGCTATTACATTTCTGGATGTCATGGGAGGTGGTGGAGGTGGAAGTGTTGTTACTATATTTGTTGTTGCCTTTGGTGGCGACGTAGGTGGTTCAGGCGCCATCATGGGATGCGGTGGGGGTGGAGGCGGAGGTGTTACTATGTTTCTTGATGTCATtggtggtggtgggggtggaGACGGAGGTGTTACTATGTTTCTTGATGTCAAAGGTGGTGACTTTATGACATTTGAAGATAATGTGGATGTTCCTCTATTTTCTGATACATTGTCCATATCAGCGAGTAGAATATCTGGTGAGTCCAGCATTTCAAAATCTTGGCCAAATTCATAATCATCCCCTGCTTTCACTTCAGAACCTAGCTTTGCTTGTATTTCTGATTTTTGTTCACTAAAGTTGGTTGTTAGCTGAACAACATAATTTGGATCTTGAGCTATTGCATAAGGGAGCAAGTTGAAATAGAGGCGTTGTACATCAATAGGGTTCAGCTTCTCagtttcttgaaccttgagttTACTCTTCTGTGAAGCACTAGTTACTAGCTCGGAGAGGACTGAAGTTGGCGTAGGTGGAGGGCTTGAGAGGGAGGACCCGTTGCTCGAGTGAGTCTCCGACTGAGCCCTGCCTAATGCGTCCGATGGAGAACTTTCATCTCTTGTCTGGTCATCCTCGTCCATCAAATCAAACACCCTTTCAGTGGCTAGCTTAATCATCTCATCAAGCAATACCAATCCTGAACAGTAATTGTTATAGATATAATTAAGTAGATAAAACATCATAGCTACAACACAAGTCAACAATAGTACTCAGAGCAAAGAGGTGAATAAAAAAGGCGCAACATTTGCCATTAAATGTCTACGTAACATTATGACGTACCATAACGCCTTAGATCGTTATGTAGTTGACTGTATTCCTCATTCAATCTCATTATGAATTCATCATCACGCGTCCATATTGCCCCGATTGATTTTAGAGTATCACAAAAGCATTGTAGTGCCTGATATATACATGATAATTTAGTGATCAAAGTTGGTCACGATCTGCAGTAGGTAAAAAACAGTTTGGTGTATAATACACAACTCAACGAGTAAATAGATAACCTGATCCATTCCTGCTCCATCAATATTGGACAATGGAATATCCGGAGTGATGGAAGGGTACATTTTATGTAGATCCTTCAAGGTCAATATCAGTAGCTGTCAAAAAATATTCATAAGAGGAGTTAAAAAGACTTTGCCAATGTTCCTGTCTGAACGCTACAAATACAGCAAACGTCTATTTGCGGAGGTTTTAGTGAAGAAGTTATTTTTACAACAACAttcccagtgtaatcccacaagtggggccTGGGGAAGGTGGGATATACACATACCTTAACCcaacctttgtggggtagagaggcggAGAAGTTATTAGTAACTACTAAAAAATAGGAATTAGCGACGATTCTGCGGCTGAACAACAAAATCCGTCGCTAATCCTCCTTACCGATGGATTATCAAAACATTCTATTAGCTACGAGCAATTTAGCGATGAAGTTCGTATTTaatccatctttttttttgtagtttaaACTCCGCGAATTGCATCAGTAGTGACAGAAAAATTACCTCATTTACAGATGCAGAGCCAAAACAAGGCGATAGGTCAAGCAAGTCTCTCAAGGTGAGGGTCTTGCTCCTGAGGGCTGTCATTATTACAAAGTTGTCCGCCACCCCACATGAATTGTGAACTCTGGAGCCTTTTGTTGCACTTGCATTAGAACTTTTTGATACTATTATGGAGGATGTTTTTCCGGTTTCATGCATGTCATTTTCCTGGAAATATAAAAGTTATTGTTAGTGATGTGGTATCAATTCTGGAAAATGCAACTTTTTGAGTGCTTTAATCTGTTGAATTTACTCTATGACAGGAAGATCATTGATATGACCAAATACAAGAtgaacattttcatattttgaggTAAATATGTAACAAAAACATTGAGGTACAGACTATTCTTATCGAAGTAGTCCTACACTATGGTTGCGTGGAAGTTTCCGAGTccaaacataattaaataattaaaagtatgctTTATTTAGCAGCTTAAGATTTTATATAAGGCAATGATAAAATTCACCATGATATTATAGTAGACATAGATTTTAAGTACATGGTAGCCTCATCGTCACTCATTATCAAAAAGAACTTTAACGTGCTTGGCCTAAGAAAAAGAGTCAGGCCTCCATGAAAGAGGACGTGTTAAAaacataattaagtaattaaaagTGTGTTATGTCTAGTCTAACaatttaagcttttagatgaggtGATCACATAATTCGAACATTCCGTTTTCAATGCGTTTTGGTCATATGATAAAATTGATTATGAACAATGGTCAGGAGAGTCACAATTCACAACCCCAGAAAACTGGGAAGCATAAATGGAAATTAAACACAGAACCATTAAgatgtttatttttttctttttttctattcaTGTCAAATGCAGAAATGTcagaaattaaaaggaaaaaagtgaaagaatAATGTACCTCAAATGTAGAGAGTTTCCCGGGGGGGAAATGAGGAGCCACAACAGGACATTCCCCTGATTGCATTTGCAACCAATTATAATAACAAGTTCTAATAAAAAATGCACCtttgttggttatgaaaattagAAACCAAGAtttttctgaagaaaaaaattgttgagCAGCAACAATAAATGAATAGATGAAATTCAAACAATGTAGGAGgaaaaagatgatgaagaacattcaaattttcaacacTCAAATAATGagagaaaaatgttttttttttcctccttaaaaactcaaaaaattagTAGAATTAAGCCTCTGAAGGTTGTAGAAATGATCCCCATGGACAAGCTTCCTTTTTTCTCCTTTGTTtccaagagagagagaaagaaatgaaagtcaattcttgaaattatttttcagtGTTTTATTTAGGCAGAAGCTGCTTATTTTCCGGGGATTCAATGCTAAATTCGATCattttttctctaaaaaaaactcctatgaaataacatttgaagattatattaaatacGTTTGTTTGTCAAAtatttgaactttgaaaaaaaggttttaggagcttttcaaatttttattcaTATATTCAAATTTGTATGAATCTAGAGCCGTCaataggggtgtacaaagcaaaccgacaaaccgcaccaaaccgataaaccgaatcaaaccgagaaaaaaaaaccaagtagtggtttggtttgacttggtttggtgttgaaaaaaaaaaaaacccgaccgtaattggtttggtttggttttagctaaaaaaagtcataccgaaccaaaccgacccgACATTACGTGTattcgatttttaaaatattttatacataaaaatatttatttgtaatgtaatgtGTAAATATTTCctaaattttttcatagttttttttgtcttttatcatattattttaagcttgaacttagaattttgaatgtcaataagttttatatgccatggatgttagtaactcaaataaagtccaactcaaaaccaactcaacactaatgctaacaaaagaaattcaattctaacactaggaataacagtaatgttggatatctattctttagttttgcataattgatttagagcataaaaatacatagcttaatttttttctttgtcatgtaattaatacttattagccgtacttattttagcataacttagtatttagattaaagtcattttctttatggcttattaattagcaatacttattttaaccgattttagtatcttttttgttgaatatttcaATACGATGTCATCACCCATCTCacattttgaattattttcttaagaaacaccttagttATATAGTTTAATCTTACAAGGACTAacgaaatatttgaagtaaaagtcatatgttttgtatgaagacttttttgggaaaaaacccgaaaaaatcgaaaaaaccgaataacccgagaaaaatggaagttgaaaaactcgaattttattagtttggtttggtttataaatttaaaaacccaacgcatttggtttgatttggtatttgaaaaatccgaaccaaccgggttcatgtacacccctagccGTCAATATGGGCTAGGCCCGTTGGGCCGACCCAACCCAATCCATAATCTAATAGGATTGGGATAAGATTTTTGGAACCCATTTAAGAACGAGGCTTTTTAGCCCGGTCCGGAAAAGCCCGTTGGCCCGTGGGCTTAAGCGATAATGGGTTGgccaaacaaaaaattaaataaaaaataaaaagatagtaCAGTACTAAAAATAACAAGAGGAGTTCAAACTCAGAGTATACTTAAACCATCatatatttattaatacttcctccgtttcaatttatatggcactctttcttttttagtttgtcctaacaagaatgacacatttctatatttagcaaCAATTTAACTCTAACATcccattttactcttaatgaaatgatttctagccACAAAAATTTCTTTGTCATGTTTTAAATGtctacaagattcaaaagtctttatttcgttctttcttaaactttgtccTCAATCAAACAGCCTCTTATAAATTGAGACGTAAGGAGTATCTTTATTTGGTTCGAGTAATATCAGTTATTGGTATGTTAACAATGTTAAAAGTCATTC
This genomic window from Lycium ferocissimum isolate CSIRO_LF1 unplaced genomic scaffold, AGI_CSIRO_Lferr_CH_V1 ctg473, whole genome shotgun sequence contains:
- the LOC132044538 gene encoding uncharacterized protein LOC132044538, translated to MFFIIFFLLHCLNFIYSFIVAAQQFFSSEKSWFLIFITNKGAFFIRTCYYNWLQMQSGECPVVAPHFPPGKLSTFEENDMHETGKTSSIIVSKSSNASATKGSRVHNSCGVADNFVIMTALRSKTLTLRDLLDLSPCFGSASVNELLILTLKDLHKMYPSITPDIPLSNIDGAGMDQALQCFCDTLKSIGAIWTRDDEFIMRLNEEYSQLHNDLRRYGLVLLDEMIKLATERVFDLMDEDDQTRDESSPSDALGRAQSETHSSNGSSLSSPPPTPTSVLSELVTSASQKSKLKVQETEKLNPIDVQRLYFNLLPYAIAQDPNYVVQLTTNFSEQKSEIQAKLGSEVKAGDDYEFGQDFEMLDSPDILLADMDNVSENRGTSTLSSNVIKSPPLTSRNIVTPPSPPPPPPMTSRNIVTPPPPPPPHPMMAPEPPTSPPKATTNIVTTLPPPPPPMTSRNVIAPPSPPPPPSHPMMVPPPPPSQPKTTENIITLPPPPPPPPSQPKTTTKIITLPPPPPPPPSLPKTKTNILTLPPPPPPPKTTTNIITLPPPPPPPSSPLKTTSNIITVPPPPPPPPSPLNTTSNIITIPPPPPPPPSPPKKTTNIVTLPPHPPPPPMTSRSVISPPPPPPPTIGSKGMTPPPPPPPMASNGGVPAPPPPMPMGKRPAPPPPLGFMGVLRVKRAATKLKRSTQMGNLYRLLKNQLEGSSLDSKSYHRMGKVGNSAGGKQGMADALAEMTKRSAYFHQIEEDVKNYAKTIKEISTAIASFKTSDMSELIKFHDYVESHLEKLTDESQVLARFEDFPTKKLEELRMAAALYSKLDTIATTLKNWPIVSPVGEHLDKAESYFNKMKVEIDTLERTKDEEAKKFISHNIHFDFGILVRIKELMVDISSNCMELVMKERREEETREDRRGGSKNDGRKKESRKQLWKAFQFAFRVYSFAGGQDDRADKLTKELAQEIQTYPNQ